A single Fusobacterium hominis DNA region contains:
- the rsgA gene encoding ribosome small subunit-dependent GTPase A, translating to MNKIQGFYYVDCDGEIHECKLRGILKRKENKNNCVVGDNVEISEDNYIIGIEERKNLLERPIVSNIDYFVIQFAAKDPNIDFDRLDIMILRSFFYNIKPIIVVNKIDLLTEDELEEIKRKLEFLVPLDIPCFFISKKLNIGVDKLKEFLKGYTSAFGGPSGVGKSSIINMLQVEKILEVGETSKRLKRGKHTTKDTNLLPLSNGGYIIDTPGFSSVELPKIKDSNELMKLFPEFNSVGNCKFNDCQHLNEPGCKIKDAVENNQIAKNRYEFYKKVYEKLKNERWNKYE from the coding sequence ATAAATAAAATACAAGGATTTTATTATGTAGATTGTGATGGAGAAATTCATGAATGTAAGTTGAGAGGAATACTCAAAAGAAAAGAAAATAAAAATAATTGTGTTGTAGGAGATAATGTAGAAATTTCAGAAGATAATTACATTATAGGAATAGAAGAAAGAAAAAATTTACTAGAAAGACCAATCGTATCAAATATTGATTATTTTGTTATTCAATTTGCTGCAAAAGATCCTAATATTGATTTTGACAGATTAGATATAATGATATTAAGAAGTTTTTTCTATAATATTAAACCAATAATTGTTGTCAATAAAATCGACCTTTTGACAGAAGATGAACTTGAAGAAATCAAAAGAAAATTAGAATTTCTAGTTCCTTTAGATATACCTTGTTTCTTTATATCTAAAAAATTAAATATAGGAGTAGATAAGTTAAAAGAATTTTTAAAAGGGTATACATCAGCATTTGGTGGACCTAGTGGAGTTGGAAAATCAAGTATAATAAATATGTTACAGGTAGAAAAAATTCTTGAAGTTGGAGAAACTAGTAAGAGATTAAAAAGAGGAAAACATACAACTAAAGATACTAATCTTTTACCATTGAGCAACGGAGGGTATATAATTGATACTCCTGGATTTTCTTCAGTAGAATTGCCTAAAATTAAAGATTCAAATGAACTTATGAAACTTTTTCCTGAGTTTAATAGTGTAGGTAATTGTAAATTTAATGATTGTCAACATTTAAATGAGCCAGGTTGTAAAATAAAAGATGCTGTAGAAAATAATCAAATTGCAAAAAATAGATATGAATTTTATAAAAAAGTTTATGAAAAATTAAAAAATGAAAGGTGGAACAAATATGAGTAA
- a CDS encoding M42 family metallopeptidase: MKNQIVKLAEKYSNLFGAPGFEEEVIESIKEDVNFKSVETDSINNLYVGLADIDTTRPIVALDCHTDEVGFIVENINSNGNISFLPLGGWHVGNIPASSVVIKNENGEKYIGTVNSKPPHFMSDDERKRLPELSDLKIDIGTSEYKETIDLYGIEIGNPIVPDVKFIYDDKIGIMRGKAFDNRLGCVAVTIVLNKLRSMQLNSNVVGIYASQEEVGLRGAQVAANRVCPDFVIVFEGSPADDSFKDKLSAHGVLKKGVQLRAVDGGMISNNRVLKFAKEVARENGIKYQVIARKSGSTNGAKYHVASKGIPVLVLGIPTRYVHTHYSYAAVDDIEAAINLAIEIIKKLNVDKIKEF, from the coding sequence ATGAAAAATCAAATTGTAAAATTAGCTGAGAAATATAGTAATTTATTTGGGGCTCCTGGATTTGAAGAGGAAGTGATAGAAAGTATTAAAGAAGATGTTAATTTTAAAAGTGTTGAGACTGATTCAATCAATAATTTATATGTTGGATTGGCTGATATTGATACAACTAGACCTATAGTTGCTTTAGATTGTCATACTGATGAAGTAGGATTTATAGTAGAAAATATAAACTCAAATGGAAATATATCTTTTTTACCATTAGGAGGATGGCATGTAGGTAATATTCCAGCAAGTAGTGTTGTAATAAAAAATGAAAATGGAGAAAAATATATAGGAACAGTGAATTCAAAACCACCGCATTTTATGAGTGATGATGAAAGAAAACGATTGCCTGAACTGTCAGATTTGAAAATAGATATAGGAACAAGTGAGTATAAAGAAACAATTGATTTATATGGAATTGAAATTGGAAATCCAATTGTTCCTGATGTGAAATTTATATATGATGATAAGATTGGAATAATGAGAGGTAAAGCATTTGATAATAGATTGGGCTGTGTAGCAGTGACTATTGTACTAAATAAATTAAGAAGTATGCAACTAAACTCTAACGTTGTTGGAATTTATGCGTCACAAGAAGAAGTAGGGTTAAGAGGAGCACAGGTTGCTGCCAATAGAGTTTGTCCAGATTTTGTTATTGTATTTGAAGGGTCTCCGGCCGATGATAGTTTTAAGGATAAGTTATCAGCACACGGAGTATTAAAAAAAGGTGTACAATTAAGAGCTGTTGATGGTGGTATGATTTCAAATAATAGGGTATTAAAATTTGCAAAGGAAGTTGCAAGAGAAAATGGGATAAAATATCAGGTGATAGCAAGAAAGTCAGGATCTACAAATGGAGCTAAGTATCATGTAGCTAGTAAAGGAATACCGGTATTAGTTTTGGGAATTCCAACTAGATATGTTCATACTCATTATTCATATGCTGCAGTTGATGATATTGAAGCGGCAATAAATCTTGCGATAGAAATTATAAAAAAATTAAATGTAGATAAAATTAAAGAGTTTTAA
- a CDS encoding betaine/proline/choline family ABC transporter ATP-binding protein — protein MIEFIDINKIFKNNIVLHDINLKIEDNSITVFVGPSGCGKTTTLKMINRLIKPTSGKILINGEDISQQNLIKLRRGIGYVIQQTGLFPHMTIRENIELVAKLQKMSHTERDLRVKELLEMVGLDYDTYANRYPKQLSGGQQQRVGIARAFMINPDIILMDEPFSALDPITRSQLQDELINIQTQTNKTIIFVSHDMDEAIKIADKICIMEKGKIVQYDDPETILKNPINDFVSNFVGTNRIWSSPEYIKVQDIMETDPITCFPEISLFKCIRKMKHERVDSLLVVDKKNKFQGVIKIKNIQKEPDHYKQVKDIMYVPEYTTSPEKSILDVLKEVNNHNISTLPVIDQDGILQGIITKSSLVTTLSQQFDFSIDDE, from the coding sequence ATGATAGAATTTATAGATATAAATAAAATATTTAAAAATAATATAGTCTTACATGACATTAATTTAAAAATAGAAGATAACTCAATAACTGTATTTGTAGGTCCCTCTGGTTGCGGTAAAACGACAACATTAAAAATGATCAATCGCCTTATAAAACCAACTTCAGGAAAAATTTTAATAAATGGTGAAGATATTTCTCAACAAAATTTAATAAAATTAAGACGTGGAATTGGATATGTAATACAACAAACTGGCCTTTTCCCACATATGACAATAAGAGAAAATATCGAGTTAGTAGCAAAATTGCAAAAAATGAGCCACACTGAACGTGATTTACGAGTTAAAGAGCTATTAGAAATGGTAGGTCTTGACTATGATACTTATGCAAATAGATATCCCAAACAATTAAGTGGAGGACAACAACAACGGGTAGGTATTGCTAGAGCATTTATGATCAATCCAGATATTATTTTAATGGATGAACCTTTTTCAGCACTAGATCCTATTACTCGTTCACAACTTCAAGATGAACTTATAAATATACAAACTCAAACTAATAAAACAATTATTTTTGTAAGTCATGATATGGATGAAGCTATCAAAATTGCTGATAAAATATGTATTATGGAAAAGGGCAAAATTGTTCAATATGATGATCCTGAAACAATTTTGAAAAATCCAATTAATGATTTTGTAAGTAACTTTGTTGGAACAAATAGAATTTGGTCATCTCCAGAATATATAAAAGTACAAGATATTATGGAAACAGATCCTATTACTTGCTTTCCAGAAATTTCACTATTTAAATGTATTAGAAAAATGAAACACGAACGAGTTGACTCCCTGTTAGTAGTAGATAAAAAAAATAAATTTCAAGGTGTTATAAAAATTAAAAATATTCAAAAAGAACCAGATCACTATAAACAGGTAAAAGATATTATGTATGTTCCTGAATATACAACTTCACCAGAAAAATCAATATTAGATGTATTAAAAGAAGTTAATAATCATAACATATCTACCTTACCAGTTATTGATCAAGATGGTATTTTACAAGGTATTATAACAAAAAGTAGTTTGGTTACAACACTAAGTCAACAATTTGATTTTTCAATAGACGATGAATAA
- a CDS encoding polysaccharide deacetylase family protein — protein sequence MNILMALSQLEVTGAEVYAVTLSNELINKGNNVIIVSDTLTKKTNAEYIPINFNKRNFFQRIKQISQLLRIIKEKDIQVVHAHSRASSWSCAIACKIAKIPLITTIHGRQPVHLSRKIFKALGNETIAICENVKTHLNKELKVNNNKITVLRNPIDCSLYEFNSKNLQKNIKTISIIGRLSGPKGEVTYSLLEKLSSIENIKIQVIGGKTIPDKFNIFKNNNKIEFLGYINDVNCKIKNSDLIIGAGRVAIEAILSGRPLIAVGEAKYIGLITPKTLKDGLESNFGDINWQNTQQFNWDTLPTDISQGLNMTETDLEILRKEIYNEFNLTTIVDSFEKLYARAYVKIKKYEIPVIMYHRVIKDKSESGVHGIYVTTEQFEKHLKYLKENNYQTITFKDLTNNKYKQRFNKGNKFVILTFDDGYEDNYTYAYPLLKKYGFKSVIFLVSNLNYNKWDVDSKQNPEKQFDLMNFDMIKEMEEYGIEFGGHTKTHPKLSAIPLDKAATEILESKSILEKKLGHKLVSFAYPYGLLNDQVKDIVANSGYEFAVATDSGDICFSEDLFKIRRIGIFSTNSLFTFKRKVSGKYNFIKIKREAKENKKQNKL from the coding sequence ATGAATATACTTATGGCTCTTTCACAATTAGAAGTTACAGGTGCTGAGGTTTATGCTGTAACTCTAAGTAATGAGCTTATAAATAAAGGAAATAATGTCATAATAGTTTCAGATACACTAACTAAAAAAACTAATGCTGAATATATTCCAATAAATTTCAATAAACGTAACTTTTTTCAAAGAATCAAACAAATTTCTCAATTATTACGAATTATTAAAGAAAAAGATATTCAAGTAGTACATGCTCACTCGAGAGCATCTTCATGGAGTTGTGCTATTGCTTGTAAAATAGCTAAAATTCCTTTAATTACTACTATTCACGGTAGACAACCTGTTCATCTAAGTAGAAAAATCTTTAAAGCTCTCGGAAATGAAACTATTGCTATTTGTGAAAATGTTAAAACTCATTTAAATAAAGAATTAAAGGTTAATAATAACAAAATTACAGTCCTCAGAAATCCTATTGATTGTTCACTATATGAGTTTAATAGTAAAAATTTACAAAAAAATATCAAAACTATATCTATAATAGGTAGATTATCCGGTCCTAAAGGGGAAGTTACATATTCTTTACTTGAAAAATTAAGTTCTATTGAAAATATTAAAATTCAAGTTATCGGTGGAAAAACAATTCCAGATAAATTTAATATATTTAAAAATAATAACAAAATCGAATTTCTTGGGTATATAAATGATGTCAATTGTAAGATTAAAAATTCTGATCTAATTATTGGAGCAGGTCGTGTAGCTATTGAAGCTATACTTTCAGGAAGACCTCTTATTGCCGTAGGTGAAGCAAAATATATAGGTTTAATAACACCTAAAACATTAAAAGATGGTTTAGAATCTAACTTTGGAGATATTAACTGGCAAAATACCCAACAATTTAATTGGGATACTTTACCTACAGATATTTCTCAAGGACTTAATATGACTGAAACTGATCTTGAAATTTTAAGAAAGGAAATATACAATGAATTCAATCTAACTACTATAGTTGATTCCTTTGAAAAATTATATGCCAGAGCATATGTTAAAATAAAAAAATATGAAATACCTGTAATTATGTATCATAGAGTAATTAAAGATAAGAGTGAAAGTGGTGTACATGGTATTTATGTCACTACAGAACAATTTGAAAAACATTTAAAATATCTTAAAGAAAATAACTATCAAACGATTACATTTAAAGATTTAACAAATAATAAATATAAGCAACGTTTTAACAAAGGAAATAAATTTGTAATTTTAACTTTTGACGATGGATACGAAGATAACTATACTTACGCATACCCGCTTCTAAAAAAATATGGATTTAAAAGTGTTATTTTCTTAGTATCTAACTTAAATTATAATAAATGGGATGTAGATTCAAAACAAAATCCTGAAAAACAATTTGATTTAATGAATTTTGATATGATTAAAGAAATGGAAGAATATGGAATAGAATTTGGAGGACACACAAAAACTCATCCAAAATTAAGTGCTATCCCTTTAGATAAAGCAGCTACTGAAATATTAGAATCAAAAAGTATCTTAGAAAAAAAACTAGGACATAAATTAGTTTCCTTTGCTTATCCATATGGACTTTTAAATGACCAGGTAAAAGATATAGTTGCTAATTCAGGATATGAGTTTGCTGTTGCTACAGATTCTGGAGATATTTGTTTTTCAGAAGATTTATTTAAAATAAGAAGAATAGGAATATTTTCTACTAACTCACTTTTTACATTTAAAAGAAAAGTATCTGGAAAATATAACTTTATAAAAATAAAACGTGAAGCCAAAGAAAATAAAAAGCAAAATAAATTATAA
- a CDS encoding type III pantothenate kinase, translating into MLTTIDIGNTHIVTAILDEKGNILSTFRVTTKEKLTEDEYFTYFKTNLDYNNIDINSITDIIISSVVPNLNCVFDYFGKKYFNKLPLKIDTNLNLPFTFAPHINSSGFGADRIINIVQALKEYPNETLIIFDLGTATTYEVIQNNTYIGGGIFPGIEMSLNALYTNTAKLPKVSFSKPNTVLGYDVVSAIQGAIFYGYIGQLREIITAIKSELNCNAKVICTGGLGKFVASELNSIDVYDPNLGLKGLFTIYKTLS; encoded by the coding sequence ATGCTTACAACAATAGATATAGGAAATACCCATATTGTAACAGCTATCTTAGATGAAAAGGGAAATATTTTATCCACCTTTCGTGTTACCACAAAAGAAAAATTAACTGAAGATGAATATTTTACATATTTTAAAACAAATTTAGATTATAATAATATTGATATAAATAGTATAACTGATATTATCATTTCATCAGTAGTTCCAAATTTAAATTGTGTATTTGATTATTTTGGAAAAAAATACTTTAATAAATTACCTTTAAAAATAGATACAAATTTAAACTTACCATTTACTTTTGCCCCACATATTAATTCAAGTGGATTTGGTGCTGATAGAATAATCAACATAGTACAAGCATTAAAAGAGTATCCAAATGAAACATTAATTATTTTTGATCTAGGAACTGCTACTACATATGAAGTAATCCAAAATAATACTTATATAGGGGGAGGTATTTTCCCTGGTATAGAAATGAGCCTTAATGCTCTTTATACTAATACAGCAAAATTACCTAAAGTTTCATTTTCTAAACCTAATACAGTTTTAGGATATGATGTTGTTTCTGCTATTCAAGGTGCTATTTTCTATGGTTATATTGGACAGTTACGTGAAATTATAACTGCTATTAAATCTGAACTTAATTGTAATGCCAAAGTTATTTGTACTGGTGGTTTAGGAAAATTTGTAGCTTCAGAATTAAATTCAATAGATGTTTATGATCCTAATTTAGGTCTTAAAGGATTGTTTACTATTTATAAAACTTTATCATAA
- a CDS encoding MarR family winged helix-turn-helix transcriptional regulator, producing the protein MTGNINKVNEILEEFYKLFYKTEDMALKRGIKCLTHTELHLIEAIGEESLTMNELSDKIGITMGTATVAVSKLTEKGFIARIRSNTDRRKVFVSLTPKGSKALVYHNNYHKMIMSSITENIADKDLTHFIEIFELILGALKDKTDYFKPLTIVDFAVGDKVSIVEIKGTPIVQNFFAGHGIENFSVVEIMDSSSKDNFVIKSPTGEVVVLDILDAKNLIGIKAE; encoded by the coding sequence ATGACTGGAAATATCAATAAAGTAAATGAAATACTTGAAGAATTTTACAAGTTGTTTTATAAAACAGAAGATATGGCATTAAAAAGAGGAATAAAATGTCTAACACATACTGAACTTCACCTAATTGAAGCAATTGGTGAAGAATCGCTTACAATGAATGAACTTTCAGATAAGATAGGAATTACTATGGGAACTGCTACAGTAGCTGTTTCTAAATTAACAGAAAAAGGATTTATAGCAAGAATTAGATCAAATACAGATAGAAGAAAAGTATTTGTATCGTTAACTCCAAAAGGAAGTAAGGCACTAGTATATCATAATAATTATCACAAGATGATAATGTCAAGTATTACTGAAAATATAGCAGATAAAGATTTAACTCATTTTATAGAGATATTTGAATTAATATTAGGTGCTTTAAAGGATAAAACAGATTATTTTAAACCGCTAACAATAGTTGATTTTGCAGTAGGAGATAAAGTTTCTATTGTTGAAATAAAAGGAACTCCAATAGTACAAAACTTTTTTGCAGGACATGGAATTGAAAATTTTAGTGTAGTAGAAATAATGGACAGTAGTTCAAAGGATAATTTTGTTATAAAATCTCCTACAGGAGAAGTAGTAGTTTTAGATATATTAGATGCTAAAAATTTAATAGGAATAAAAGCCGAATAA
- a CDS encoding ABC transporter permease/substrate-binding protein, translated as MTDFINYILQEHNQILTLLLQHIQLTFLSVGTAILIGVPIGILISHFKKADKTVLGIANTIQAIPSMALLGFLIPFLGIGVVPSVFMVVLYSLLPIIKNTFTSIEGISPQMIEAAEGIGLTKLQILFKIQIPMALPIIMAGIRISAVTAVGLMTIAAFVGAGGLGFLVFSGIRTANTNQILAGAIPACFLALFIDWTAAIIEKLLVPKGLSKSNNKTKITLFQKFILIFTLLLIFFGLTKNYIKNFKAKSNKTITIGSKDYTEQIVLANILAELIENNTDLKVNRKLALGGTKVIFGALEKGDIDIYMEYTGTIFADMLKYNPIKENVNTQDVYKISKQDLEKKYNIIVGNELPFNNTYRLAIKKELANKYNITKISDLIPISSDLTISPTFEFTNKHDGLPGLKNKYNGLNFKDVVSIDGALRYQALANNESDVIDAFATDGMLSTYDLVLLEDDKNFFLPYHAVPLMKKQTLVKYPELKNITMPLETILTDDVMRDLNNKVDTLKQEPKDVAHQFLIEHNLIQNNQNGGN; from the coding sequence ATGACAGATTTTATTAATTACATACTACAAGAACACAATCAAATTTTAACTCTATTATTACAGCATATCCAACTCACATTTTTGTCTGTAGGAACTGCTATTTTAATCGGAGTCCCAATAGGAATATTAATTAGTCACTTTAAAAAAGCAGATAAAACTGTTTTAGGTATAGCAAATACAATACAAGCCATTCCCAGTATGGCGTTATTAGGATTTTTAATTCCTTTTCTAGGAATAGGAGTAGTACCTTCCGTTTTTATGGTAGTACTTTATTCTCTTTTACCTATTATAAAAAACACATTTACAAGTATTGAAGGAATAAGTCCACAAATGATAGAAGCCGCAGAAGGAATAGGACTTACAAAACTTCAAATTCTTTTTAAAATTCAAATTCCAATGGCTTTACCTATAATAATGGCAGGAATAAGAATTTCAGCTGTTACTGCAGTTGGACTTATGACTATTGCAGCATTTGTAGGTGCTGGTGGCTTGGGATTTCTAGTTTTTTCGGGAATAAGAACTGCAAACACAAATCAAATTTTAGCTGGAGCTATTCCTGCATGTTTTCTAGCACTTTTTATAGATTGGACAGCTGCAATTATAGAAAAACTTTTAGTTCCAAAAGGTCTTTCTAAATCCAACAATAAAACTAAAATAACATTATTTCAAAAATTTATTTTAATTTTTACTCTATTACTTATTTTCTTTGGGCTTACTAAAAATTATATTAAAAATTTCAAAGCAAAGTCTAATAAAACAATTACAATTGGTAGCAAAGATTATACAGAACAAATAGTCTTAGCAAATATCCTAGCCGAATTAATAGAGAATAATACTGATCTTAAAGTTAATAGAAAATTAGCATTAGGTGGAACAAAAGTTATATTTGGAGCACTTGAAAAAGGTGATATAGATATATATATGGAGTACACTGGAACTATATTTGCTGATATGCTTAAATATAATCCAATAAAAGAAAATGTAAACACACAAGATGTCTATAAAATATCAAAACAAGATTTAGAAAAAAAATACAACATTATAGTAGGAAATGAACTTCCCTTTAACAATACATATAGATTAGCTATAAAAAAAGAATTAGCTAATAAATATAACATTACAAAAATAAGCGATCTTATCCCTATATCATCTGATTTAACTATTTCACCTACTTTTGAATTTACCAATAAGCATGATGGCTTACCTGGCCTTAAAAATAAATATAATGGACTGAATTTTAAAGATGTTGTTTCTATTGATGGAGCATTGAGATATCAAGCTCTTGCTAATAATGAAAGCGATGTTATTGATGCTTTTGCAACTGATGGAATGCTATCAACGTATGATTTAGTATTATTAGAAGATGATAAAAATTTCTTTCTTCCATACCATGCAGTTCCGCTTATGAAAAAACAAACTTTAGTTAAGTATCCAGAATTAAAAAATATAACAATGCCTCTTGAAACTATTCTTACTGATGATGTTATGAGAGATTTAAATAATAAAGTTGATACTTTAAAACAAGAGCCTAAAGATGTAGCTCATCAATTTCTTATAGAACATAATTTAATACAAAATAATCAAAATGGAGGTAATTAA
- the rpe gene encoding ribulose-phosphate 3-epimerase — translation MSNVKIAPSILSADFSRLGEEVVAIDKAGADYVHIDVMDGVFVPNITFGAPVIKAVRGKTDLVFDVHLMIDKPERYIEDFVKAGADLITVHAESTIHLHRVIQQIKSYGIKAAVSLNPATPVDILKYIIDDLDMVLIMSVNPGFGGQKFIESTIEKIKDVRKLSETVDIQVDGGITDQTIGKCIEAGANIFVAGSYVFSGDYKERIDKLKRGC, via the coding sequence ATGAGTAATGTAAAAATAGCTCCTTCTATATTATCAGCTGATTTTAGTAGATTAGGAGAAGAAGTTGTAGCAATAGATAAAGCAGGAGCTGACTATGTACATATAGATGTAATGGACGGGGTATTTGTACCAAATATAACTTTTGGTGCTCCAGTAATAAAAGCTGTAAGAGGAAAAACAGACTTAGTTTTTGATGTGCATCTTATGATTGATAAACCTGAAAGATATATAGAGGATTTTGTAAAAGCAGGAGCAGATTTGATTACTGTTCATGCTGAATCAACTATACATTTACATAGAGTTATTCAACAAATAAAAAGTTATGGAATAAAAGCAGCAGTATCATTAAATCCTGCTACCCCTGTAGATATATTAAAATATATTATAGATGACCTTGACATGGTGTTAATAATGAGTGTTAATCCAGGATTTGGAGGGCAAAAATTTATAGAATCAACTATTGAAAAAATAAAAGATGTAAGAAAATTAAGTGAAACTGTAGATATACAAGTTGATGGTGGAATTACAGATCAAACTATAGGAAAATGTATAGAAGCTGGGGCTAATATATTTGTTGCAGGATCATATGTATTTTCTGGAGATTATAAAGAAAGAATTGATAAATTAAAGAGAGGTTGTTAG
- a CDS encoding Rqc2 family fibronectin-binding protein, whose translation MFYIDGVSLSKIKDELKDELTGKKINKITKNTENSLSLFFGRTELIFSCNPDFPICYITNSKEGVLENNSGLVANMKKHLLNAVTTDIEQLGYDRILIFKFSKINELGEVKNYKIYFEIMGKYSNFIFTDGDNKIIDVLKRFSLEENRLRAIFPGLMYEQPIIDKKISPLDVTRELFSEYMTNNSFLQNVEGIGKLFVQNIKTYKEYENILKDQIKPCIYYKGKRILLATVLNIEPTSSYTNVVNFNNFRELVNYYIENENLSASFDTLKNILDAGIQKKIKKNEKIIKVLEKEKVEKSDYSKYQQYGDIVAASMYSIKKGMSFLVTYDFYNDCMVKIQLDPQLTPQQNLENIYKKYNKLKRGMEANSRRYLEISEELEYLNGIKHFIDNSEDLENLKGIYEELLSQGYLTKKRDKKQKSKKKVKEIGYGIIEKDNYTILYGRNNIENDNLTFKIADKNDLWLHSKNIPGSHVVIKASEITDDIIKEGALVAALYSKANVGDKVSVDYTLKRYINKPKGAKPGFVTYVNEKNITVIKSEDI comes from the coding sequence ATGTTTTATATTGATGGTGTATCACTTAGTAAAATAAAAGATGAATTAAAAGATGAACTTACAGGAAAAAAAATAAATAAAATAACTAAAAATACAGAAAATTCATTATCATTATTTTTTGGACGTACGGAACTTATTTTTTCATGTAATCCAGATTTCCCGATTTGTTATATTACAAATTCAAAAGAAGGTGTATTAGAAAATAATTCTGGACTTGTTGCAAATATGAAAAAACATCTATTAAATGCTGTTACAACAGATATTGAACAACTTGGTTATGATAGGATATTGATATTTAAGTTTTCTAAAATAAATGAGTTGGGAGAAGTAAAGAATTATAAAATTTATTTTGAAATTATGGGAAAATATTCTAACTTTATATTTACTGATGGTGATAATAAGATAATAGACGTTTTAAAAAGATTTTCTTTAGAAGAAAATAGACTTAGAGCTATATTTCCTGGCTTGATGTATGAACAACCTATTATAGATAAAAAAATATCTCCTTTAGATGTAACTAGGGAATTATTTTCAGAATATATGACTAATAATAGTTTTTTACAGAATGTAGAAGGGATAGGAAAATTATTTGTTCAAAATATAAAGACATATAAAGAATATGAAAATATATTAAAAGATCAAATAAAGCCTTGCATTTATTATAAGGGAAAAAGGATATTATTAGCTACAGTATTAAATATTGAACCGACATCTTCTTATACTAATGTAGTTAATTTTAATAATTTTAGAGAGTTGGTAAATTACTATATAGAAAATGAAAATTTATCAGCTAGTTTTGATACATTAAAGAATATTTTAGATGCTGGAATTCAAAAGAAGATAAAGAAAAATGAAAAAATCATAAAAGTGTTAGAAAAGGAAAAAGTGGAGAAAAGTGACTACTCTAAGTATCAACAATATGGAGATATTGTTGCAGCGTCAATGTATAGTATAAAAAAAGGTATGAGCTTTTTAGTGACTTATGATTTTTACAATGACTGTATGGTTAAAATTCAATTGGATCCACAATTGACACCACAACAAAATTTGGAAAATATTTATAAGAAATATAACAAACTAAAAAGAGGAATGGAAGCTAACTCAAGACGTTATTTAGAGATATCGGAAGAGTTAGAATATTTAAATGGTATAAAACATTTTATTGATAATAGTGAAGACTTAGAAAATTTAAAAGGTATATATGAAGAACTTTTATCTCAAGGATATCTAACTAAAAAACGGGACAAAAAACAAAAATCAAAGAAAAAAGTAAAGGAAATAGGATATGGTATAATAGAGAAAGATAATTATACTATACTATATGGTAGAAATAATATAGAAAATGATAATTTAACCTTTAAAATAGCTGATAAAAATGATTTGTGGTTACATAGCAAGAATATTCCAGGCTCTCATGTTGTTATAAAAGCAAGTGAAATAACAGATGATATTATAAAAGAAGGAGCATTGGTTGCAGCACTGTACTCAAAGGCAAATGTTGGAGATAAAGTTAGTGTAGACTACACTTTAAAAAGATATATCAATAAGCCAAAAGGAGCAAAGCCAGGATTTGTAACCTATGTTAATGAAAAGAATATAACTGTTATAAAAAGTGAAGATATATAA